The nucleotide sequence AACTTCTATACCAATTTACAAAAAAAAGCCGCTTGTATCAACAAACGACTTTTAGTGATTTTGCAAATGTAAGTGGTCTATTTTCCGAAGAGACCGCCTAGCATACCGCCAATTCCTCCTTTTTTACCACCAAGGGCCATAGAGGCTACATCGTCAAGTATACTTCCGTCACCGTCGGAATCTAAAAAAGATTCGATCAAAGACTGTTGTTGGTTACCGGAATCACCGCCACCCATCAAGTTTCCTAAAAGGTCGCCAATGCCATTGGAATCGCTAACGTTCTGTTCTTTGGTCTGTTTTCCTAGGTATCCTAATAGAATAGGGGCCGCTACTTTCAATATGGTAGCAACGGAACCTGCATCCATTCCTGACTTTTGGCTTAATGCATTTTCAACCTGAGCCTGTTTTCCTCCTAGGACATGACCAAGAATACCTGCACCATCGTCCATTACCGATTGATCCACACCTCCACTGAAAAGTCCGCCAAGATTATCTAAGATACCCCCGTCGTGCTTGCCCGATAGGGCGCTCATCAATCCTTGTGCCCCCTCGGGAGAAGACGCATTTTTTTTCATTGCGCCCATTAAAACGGGGAGGGCCATACTAAGCACACTACCGGTTTGGTCGGTAGAGTTGCCCGTTTGGCTGGCTACGCCGCTTATTAATTGTTTGCCCATAGGGCTGCTTAGTAAGTCTAATAATCCTGACATAATGTTTAGTGTTTATGTGTTTATGTGTTTATAATTGATTAACAATTTACGAAAAGATTCGGTCAAA is from Zobellia galactanivorans and encodes:
- a CDS encoding DUF937 domain-containing protein; protein product: MSGLLDLLSSPMGKQLISGVASQTGNSTDQTGSVLSMALPVLMGAMKKNASSPEGAQGLMSALSGKHDGGILDNLGGLFSGGVDQSVMDDGAGILGHVLGGKQAQVENALSQKSGMDAGSVATILKVAAPILLGYLGKQTKEQNVSDSNGIGDLLGNLMGGGDSGNQQQSLIESFLDSDGDGSILDDVASMALGGKKGGIGGMLGGLFGK